The Paeniglutamicibacter sulfureus genome includes a region encoding these proteins:
- the trxB gene encoding thioredoxin-disulfide reductase, whose product MSSGISDTIRNVIIIGSGPAGYTAAIYTARADLAPLVIAGSVTAGGELMNTTEVENFPGFTEGIMGPDLMENMQKQAERFGAEILFDDVTHVELAGDIKKVTAGNGTTYLAHTVILSTGSAYRTLGVPNEKRLTGHGVSSCATCDGFFFRGQDIAVIGGGDSAMEEALFLTKFASKVTVVHRRDTLRASKIMADRALAHPKIDFIWNSAVTDIEGEEKATGLQLENLLTGETSSLPVTGVFVAIGNDPRTDLVNDQVELTAAGTIAVKDRTSQTSLPGVFAAGDVIDATYRQAITAAGSGCVAALDVTHFLAAGEDSEAQLASASFQPA is encoded by the coding sequence ATGAGCTCTGGCATCTCCGACACCATCCGCAACGTCATCATCATCGGATCCGGCCCCGCCGGATACACCGCCGCCATCTATACCGCCCGCGCGGATTTGGCCCCTCTGGTCATCGCCGGCTCGGTCACCGCCGGCGGGGAACTGATGAACACCACCGAGGTCGAGAACTTCCCCGGCTTTACCGAGGGCATCATGGGCCCGGACCTGATGGAGAACATGCAGAAGCAAGCCGAACGCTTCGGCGCCGAAATCCTCTTCGACGATGTCACCCACGTGGAGCTGGCCGGCGACATCAAGAAGGTCACCGCGGGAAACGGGACCACCTACCTGGCACACACCGTCATCCTCTCCACCGGCTCGGCCTACCGCACCCTCGGGGTGCCCAACGAAAAGCGGCTGACCGGCCACGGGGTGTCCTCCTGCGCGACCTGCGACGGATTCTTCTTCCGCGGACAGGACATTGCCGTGATCGGCGGCGGGGACTCGGCCATGGAGGAAGCCCTCTTCCTGACCAAGTTCGCCTCCAAGGTCACCGTCGTCCACCGCCGCGACACCCTGCGTGCCTCCAAGATCATGGCCGACCGTGCGCTGGCGCACCCGAAGATCGACTTCATCTGGAACAGTGCCGTGACCGACATCGAGGGCGAGGAAAAAGCCACCGGCCTGCAGCTGGAAAACCTGCTCACCGGGGAAACCAGCAGCCTCCCGGTGACCGGGGTGTTCGTGGCCATCGGCAACGATCCGCGCACCGACCTGGTCAACGACCAAGTGGAACTCACCGCCGCCGGCACGATCGCCGTGAAGGACCGCACCTCCCAGACCTCGCTTCCCGGGGTTTTCGCCGCCGGGGACGTCATCGATGCGACCTACCGACAGGCCATCACCGCCGCCGGATCCGGTTGCGTGGCGGCCCTGGATGTCACCCACTTCCTGGCCGCAGGCGAAGACTCCGAAGCTCAGCTGGCAAGCGCCTCCTTCCAGCCGGCCTGA